A window of the Apostichopus japonicus isolate 1M-3 chromosome 8, ASM3797524v1, whole genome shotgun sequence genome harbors these coding sequences:
- the LOC139971461 gene encoding snaclec alboaggregin-A subunit beta'-like has protein sequence MIAKVLLVIFAALVGSSLSMCPTTWTHYEGYCYRYYGTPYLNWMNAEQFCVNEGSHLVSIHNQQEYDFVKLIWRSMRNEHHVMDIYNFKQKASQKPFLYIGLNDILTNGVFHWTDNTPVDFTDWMPNNPSLDIPEEGVMIWDRPSRRGIWNDVPANSKKLKGAFMCKKIME, from the exons ATGATTGCCAAAGTACTGCTAGTTATTTTTGCCGCATTGGTCGGTTCAAGTTTATCCATGTGCCCAACTACGTGGACACACTATGAAGGATATTGCTATCG TTATTACGGTACACCATACCTCAACTGGATGAATGCAGAACAATTCTGTGTAAATGAAGGCTCTCATCTCGTCTCTATCCACAACCAACAAGAATACGATTTTGTCAAGTTAATCTGGAGGAGTATGCGCAATGAACATCATGTCATG GACATTTATAACTTCAAACAAAAGGCATCCCAGAAACCTTTCCTGTACATCGGTCTGAATGACATCCTGACTAACGGCGTGTTCCATTGGACGGACAACACTCCTGTGGACTTCACTGATTGGATGCCTAACAACCCATCTCTCGACATTCCAGAGGAGGGAGTCATGATCTGGGATAGACCATCACGTAGAGGTATTTGGAACGATGTACCGGCTAACAGCAAAAAACTTAAGGGCGCCTTCATGTGCAAAAAAATCATGGAATAA
- the LOC139971659 gene encoding uncharacterized protein has protein sequence MPLATFNCKYLLILCMLFAFISIDSFGSYELEDVMDENYFVTSPCMYYGYCDDANESDQSEDLKELTPTLDGQESLNLDLDEIQDEWSTLDILFFDFYDVMTYYLYHFFELVSSFLMYDVTPGYHDRVCVPLSHGDEFNYLLPENGFCQRDDTNTRVRVDPQLPPFTFSSDDDIFHLLWIDVAKLARILEIMDDYYLMPILRVLVVVLIFRRKKMIAFNSKGFFIHYAK, from the exons ATGCCTCTTGCCACTTTCAACTGCAAGTATCTTCTGATACTGTGCATGTTATTTGCTTTCATCTCGATTGACTCTTTTG GTTCCTATGAACTCGAAGATGTTATGGATGAAAACTATTTCGTCACCAGTCCATGTATGTACTATGGCTACTGTGACGATGCTAACGAGTCTGACCAGTCCGAGGATCTGAAAGAACTCACTCCTACCTTGGATGGTCAAGAATCATTGAACCTTGACCTCGACGAGATCCAAGATGAATGGTCAACACTGGACATATTGTTCTTTGATTTTTATGACGTCATGACCTACTACCTTTACCACTTCTTTGAGCTGGTATCATCTTTCCTGATGTATGACGTCACTCCTGGTTACCACGATCGTGTCTGCGTACCTCTGTCTCATGGCGATGAATTCAACTATCTTCTGCCAGAGAATGGATTTTGCCAGCGCGATGACACCAACACAAGGGTCCGAGTAGACCCACAGCTGCCACCATTCACTTTCTCTTCCGATGATGATATATTTCATCTCCTCTGGATTGATGTCGCTAAACTTGCTCGTATCTTGGAAATAATGGACGACTACTATTTGATGCCAATCTTGAGAGTTTTAGTTGTGGTCTTGATTTTTCGTAGAAAGAAAATGATTGCATTTAATTCCAAGGGATTCTTCATCCACTACGCGAAATAA